In Pogoniulus pusillus isolate bPogPus1 chromosome 20, bPogPus1.pri, whole genome shotgun sequence, the following are encoded in one genomic region:
- the FA2H gene encoding fatty acid 2-hydroxylase: protein MAAPAPAPPAPPAPVPAPRSFSAAEVRARCAQGSCLVRCRRRLYDLSGFVRLHPGGEQLLRRRAGTDVSAALDGPPHRHSANARRWLEQYYVGEMESGDEQSEPEPLEEEEEEEEEQLGAAAQSPARMDPRCKKVDEEKDLVDWQKPLLWQVGYLGEKYDEWVHQPVDRPIRLFHSDLLESLSKTAWYVVFLVWAPVVLYLSWVSYTSLAQGNTRLFSSFTTEYSIPVHKHYFPLIFLLGMFLWSLLEYLIHRFVFHMKPPASNYYLITLHFLLHGQHHKSPFDSSRLVFPPVPASLAIAFFYGVVQLLLPQALGLSVFVGALCGYVVYDMMHYYLHYGSPKKGTYLYGLKAYHVKHHFEHQKAGFGISTRFWDHPFRTLIPEETFEKED, encoded by the exons ATGGCGGCGCCGGCGCCAGCGCCACCGGCACCACCGGCACCGGTACCGGCACCGCGCTCCTTCAGCGCGGCCGAGGTGCGGGCTCGATGCGCGCAGGGCTCCTGCCTGgtccgctgccgccgccgcctctaCGACCTGAGCGGCTTCGTCCGGCTGCACCCGGGCggggagcagctgctgcggCGCCGGGCGGGCACCGACGTGAGCGCCGCGCTGGACGGGCCGCCCCACCGGCACTCGGCGAACGCCCGCCGCTGGCTCGAGCAGTACTACGTGGGCGAGATGGAGTCCGGCGACGAGCAG AGCGAGCCtgagccgctggaggaggaggaggaggaggaggaggagcagctgggggctgcagcccagagcccagcacggATGGATCCCCGCTGCAAAAAGGTGGATGAGGAGAAG GACCTGGTGGACTGGCAGAagcccctgctgtggcaggtgggCTACCTGGGGGAGAAGTACGACGAGTGGGTGCACCAGCCCGTGGACCGGCCCATCCGCCTCTTCCACTCGGACCTTCTCGAGTCCCTCTCCAAGACAGCCTG gtaCGTGGTGTTCCTGGTGTGGGCTCCCGTGGTGCTCTATCTCAGCTGGGTCAGCTACACCTCCCTCGCCCAGGGCAACACCaggctcttctcctccttcaccACAG AGTACTCCATCCCCGTCCACAAACACTACTTccccctcatcttcctcctggGGATGTTCCTGTGGTCCTTGCTCGAGTACCTCATCCACCGCTTCGTGTTCCACATGAAGCCGCCCGCCAGCAACTACTATCTGATCACGCTGCACTTCTTGCTGCATGGGCAGCACCACAAG TCTCCCTTCGACAGCTCCCGCTTGGTTTTCCCTCCCGTGCCAGCCTCGCTGGCGATCGCCTTCTTCTACGGcgtggtgcagctgctgctgccgcagGCGCTGGGGCTGTCGGTGTTCGTGGGAGCGCTCTGCGGCTACGTCGTCTACGACATGATGCACTATTACCTCCACTACGGCTCCCCCAAGAAAGGCACCTACCTGTACGGCCTGAAGGCTTACCACGTCAAGCACCACTTTGAACACCAAAAAGCAG GCTTTGGCATCAGCACCCGCTTCTGGGACCACCCCTTCCGGACGCTCATCCCCGAGGAGACCTTTGAGAAGGAGGACTGA